The sequence TCATATGCAAATATTGTTGGAATATGGTGCCTTATAAATGTtactattgattgattgattgattgattgattgattgattgattgactgccTTTGTTCATTTTTCTCTCTGAAGGTCCTTGTAATTATCGATGCTAAACCAAAGGATCTTGGGCTCCCAACAGAAGCTTACTTTGCAGTGGAGGAGGTTCATGATGTAAGAAATCTAACATGGATCCAATAGTTTAAAATCTGTATAGAAATGTTCTTTTTGTTTGCGCAGGTACTGTACAATCTAGGACGATGTGGGgggaaaataatacaaaatatacaagttTTTGTTTGACTTATGGCAAATCTTAATAAGGTTTGTCATTTGTTTAGCGCAAGGTTCAGTAATCAAGAGAAACTTATAAACTGGTGAGGGAAACTTTGTGCAAGCAAGGGAAATTTTGAATTGGCGAGGAAAACATGAATGGGTGGCAGAAACATGGAATGGGTGAGTGAAAATTTGAAAGAGGGAGGGCAACATGAATGGACATGGAAAACTTTAATTGGGTGAAAGAATTTTTGAACGACCATGGAAAACTTTAAATGGGTGAGGGAAACTCTATTAGGATAATAGGATGAGTGGTTGAATAAGAATTTAATATAACCTGCAGGACGGCACCCCAACCAGTCGTACATTCGAGCACATACCAAGTGAGATGGGAGCGGAGGAAGCAGAAGAAGTTGGCGTTGAGCATCTACTCAGGTAAACAAATGTGTCTGTCGTTGAAACTGTGTGGGTTTAAGTGTCTAGAGAGGGGTGTTCCTGTGGCCGGTAtagggaaaatccacaagaccgcagGACTTGAATCTCTTGACACCTCGTTATAACCGTGTTCTCGCTACTACAGTGCTCGTATAATCCATATTTTaatacgtcactttagagggagccgtttctcacaatgttttatactaccaacctctccccattactcgttaccaagtaagattttgtgctaataattattttgagtaatttccaatagtgtccactgcctttaaccggaACCTCGTAATATGCGAGCTCATAATAACGGTAGTCGACTGTTAACTGTAGGCaaagtttcaggcctgataaTTTTGTGTTAACTTGATACTTCAGGGACATCAAAGACACCAGCGTAGGCAGCCTGTCTCAGAGGATCACCAGCCAGCTCCTAGGCCTGAAAGGTTTCTTCTCTCAGATGCAGCACATCCAGAGCTACCTGGAGCAGATCGCCATGGAGAAGCTGCCCATCAACCATACCATCATCTACCAGCTCCAGGACATCTTCAACCTCCTGCCAGACGTCAACCTGACGGAGTTCGTGCGGGCGTTCGTGGTGACCACCAATGACCAGATGCTGGTGATCTACCTGGCGTCGCTGATCCGCTCCGTCATCGCCCTGCACAACCTCATCAGCAACAAGGTGCAGAACCGCGACCTGGAGAAACAGGAGGGCAAGTCGGACAAGGACAAAAAAGAGAAGGGTCAGGGGGATAAGGAGAAGTCGGAAAAGGATAAAGGCGATAAGAAAGACGCCAAGGATGCGTCAGCGGAAGATAAGAAGTCGGCCAAGACGACCAAGAAGAAGTGATGAACgatgacttttttttattgatatatATTTCCAGTGGATTATAATAACTTTAGTGAAATCGTTCTCTGTGTAATTTTTGGTGTCAGCCCACGGTTTTGAAATTAAGGAAACATGTTTTCCAAATGCAACCACTAGGCCTAGGATTACACATGCAGGGAAAGGAGGCCATGGCCTATGTTGCCCCCGGTCTcggctttggtgccccttcaaacatATTTTCCAATGGAATTGCCCTGTGCAAATTGAAACCAggcttgccctttcaaagatgaaattccaggtttAAACCATCATCTGAAAATGCAGTCCAGTGTGGCTTTCTCAGGCACTTTGTTTGTCTCAGCAAATCACTCAGTGCTGTCCTCTAAGgtgatcaaatgtttttgttcttgctCTGTTGCGAGTTTATAGGAGACTCAACAAATGTATTGGTAGCTGTGACCTTTTCAATCAGGGTCAATGATGACCCAATGCATTGACGACTACTGTCTGCATTACGGTCTGCCATCTTGAGATtcgataataataacaatctaGTCTTATACAGCTTTGGTATCCACCAATAAGGTGCTGGAGGCGCTTGAACAAAGAGAGACACTTTTTAAGAAAGGTTAATGATTTGTGAGACTGATTTATGTACCTTTtaagggttaacaaggtgctgagGTGCTATGAcggccactgccagaaacacaaTAGAAAACCCCCTTTAATTCAAAAAAGAGAGACGCTTTTCAAGACGGGTTTTGAAGTTTTTTATGATTTATGAAACCGGTTTATGTAGTACCTTTATGTgtgctgggttcttttacatgcattacacaacccactgtacacacaggaccaatggcATTACAACCTAtttgaaggacgaagcaatactGGTTTAGTGTCGTTCTAAAGGACATACACCCATGAACGGGACTCaaacccgcactctgctgaccagagtttgagttcagTGCGCTTGGCCACGACATGAAATCTTGAGATTCAAAATGCATGTTAAGATGAGGTGCCTGTCCATGTAACTGTACCAATCCATGGCTCAAATGTTTCTTTATGTGATGATTATCGAGCCACAGTCATCATTTCAGATGTAGCCCAATAAGCTTGTTTATACTACAATTTTGATTAAACCCTTACACCGTGTGTAATAAAGTATTGTTTACTCGGTACTTTCACAAGTTCTGTGTGAAAAAAGTCCactggcaaatcactcgggtgggactcTGTTTATATTGCCATGCTTGTATTTATTAAAGCCCACACCCTGACCCCCACTTTGTCGAAATGATTACATGGATGAACTGCTCACTGACATAAACACAAACGAGGTATGAAGGGGTACTGTTGTCATGATCATTGCAAGCCTGTGGCTGTACTGTCATCATGATCATTTATGAGGCCTATGTGGCTGTATATGGATTTATGAAGTCTAACCATAGAGCTTCTGTTATGGCTctaagttcgagtgcgcacacttagtccaccagtggtcgaccacagactagcaacgcacatgcgcagtgacgtactcGCCCGAATGACTCGTTGGTAGTCAagtcaaccttccaccttttcgctaaagggtcactggttcccttctgcgcttaacacatgttagaatggaacatgctgttgggaccagtgaagaaaccatggtctcgaggctggttccaaatggtcgaccacagtagtcaaccaatggtcgaccagcctgggttcgagtcaaaatggtcaacctttagttaaccattgtgcacactcgaacttgctcccaGTTATGCTGACTGACACATCACAATGGTTACCATCATGCTTAgagcataaaatattacttgaaaaatttctttgctaagcaaacagtGAGTGGAGCACCAGTCACATCAATGTAAACTCATtgcaattttggctggtacgcTGTTTCTGtaaagctattttttttttgtgcttagcaagttggtGTGCTTTGGGCTTGTATGAAATTAGGACCTGTGCATGCATGAAGAGATGCGTGCAGTAACTGGATCAGAGTATATAATGCGCATTATTTTTTACTGCGCAAGGGCGCtataaatagtatttttatcacttcctGGGGTATACTCGATTCGCCCTGCACTGATTAataggcgttctgtcacttttgttgcccTGTAGTTTCAATTTGCTTAAGAGGTGGATTACAACGGCTCctttaaaagtgtttttgtccgtgatggattagctgcctgtggtggtaatgtgttccaatctttaataattgtttcgggtttgaatgaatataccccggAAGTGATTGAGCGCGCCCTCACGCGGTAAAAAATATGGCCCATTCCTTGTCGGTTACAAGCCTGCTATGACCATGACGACACCGAGTCCCCCTTTACTTGAGGGTTTTTGGTTCAAacgggattttttttccccaggaggACTAATTGTTGAGAAtacaataattgtttgtatgtCATATTTGTTATGTTCGGTTAGCTGTAAAATAAATTTGGCCGCATGTTTGCTGGCAGACTCATACCTTCTACATTTAGTGTATCTCTGTGTGTTGGATGCTGTTCATTTAATTCAAGTTAATTTAATTCAACTCCAGTAATCTTACACACGGGGCCATAAGAAGCAGTGCGGGAATGGCGGCACCATCAAGCAATTTGGCCGAAATTTAAAAAGCATTAATCTAAAAAAAAGATGGAAAAGATTCAAGATGGGAAAAGAAAAAGGAATTAACAATtaagtaacaaaataaattgacaaaataaggacACAACACAAAGAGccggatagctcagttggtagagcaccggaaagctttttgttgttattgataaGCCCTGGTAACTTGTTTACGAATTACACAATTAGCCaactcatttttcattttaagaaAAATATTTCCTTTAGAAGAGTCCCGTTTGTTATGTTTGTTTACTCGACTCTTACTAGTGACGTCATGTCCAGATGTCATACGTCACACCCGTGGTCGCTATTTCtctgaaacggctccctgtcaAAACCTAATTTACTATCGTTGTTTTGTGTGGGAACCAACTTGGTTGCCATTGCCTTGTGTGCTTCATTTACACATGACATAACAGAAAGGTCGAGGAGTCTTCTGAATGGACTTATTCTGTTATTTTGGACGAAACGTACATCGCTCACACATTCAGTGTGGGCACGACAGAAGGAAGTATTCCAGAAGTAACGTTAGATGTCACGATTTGTGGTGGTATTTTTGACATCATCATTTTCGAGAATGTTATAAATTAAAAGGTAAGATTGAATATGACTATACTTAAACTACTTAACTACTCTATACCAGTTATTAAGTAAGTATATTCCCTGCTGAgtggttgttaaaaaaaacttatgtttcagtttttatttctatttgttgTTAATGATTTTTCTGTTTGTTGTGTTTATGATTTTTCCAAAAGTTCCCGTCCGTAGTACCCATCGATACCCTCTGGCTCTGCTgaaaaattaaaactaaaaagCAATTAAAacttgggaaaagtttccgtatggcgccaccactttttcattcgaaataaaataatatagtatttaatttacctaaatgatatatccctttttgtaaaaacgggtggaaaagtggtggcgccatacggaaagttatccaaaacttgttggtgtgtttaactttaaaggcagtggacactattggtaattactcaaaataattattaacattaatagcataaaacctttcttggtgatgagtaatgtggggagaggttggatggtatataaaacattgtgagaaacagctccctctgaagtgccatagtttttgagaaagaagtaggattttccacgaatttgatttcgagacctcagctcagatttagaacttgaggtctcgaaatcaaccatccaaatgcacacaacttcctgtgacaagggtattttttctttcactattagtattatctcgcaagttcgatgactgattgagctcaaatttttgcaggtttgtgcattttatgcatatgttgagatacaccaactgtgaaggctagtctttgacaattaccaatagtgtccactgtctttaaccagaTATCTTGCATGTCTGGTGATACAACCGTACTATAatattattaagggaatcaatgtgtggtgaagtgaagaggttttcaactagtagtgGTTTAATTAATCCCAAcgaacgaggcctggttcttgataattttaccaagatgAAGTCACTATTAGTTTAAACcactactagttgaaaactgattcaacgcactttgattcccattcataaataccttttcggtcaaaaacataatcactttttggtaaaaaagtaaaataaatgcaaaaattataatttttaaataatttctttcaacacaacacccctccagctatgaaatggtaaagccctccgccgccctcgcgtaaacaactcctttttagggaatgctgtgcgcgtatcgtgtgatgtggcacaactgtttcagccgttgctctcgaccaataggaataaagaaactgtctgaaaagaacaggtgcaacgtcgcgtgtcacgcccatgaattaacacttttttaccgggcataaacaaaggtttatacacacccacgtgatgcgctctccaccaataggaatagcgaaactgtctgaggtatttatgaatattattttttgttagaGTTGTACATTGCCTTGTTCTTTTGTTGTGTAGTCTATAGTTTTTACATACTAATGACAATGTTTTTAACCATAATTTTTGTGTGTACTTTCTGTTTAATTCAGCGCCTGCTGTACcacaaattgacctattttggctattatgaagaaaaaaatgtgtttggaTAAAATCACATTTGAATTTGCACAtgttttcaaaatcaaagtGCTGTTTCGGGGTCTGCttactatttttaatttttgattttttgacaaaaataaagCTGACTACTTTTTTATATTCATACAGATCTGTTATCCCTGCAACTGTTTAAATTCCACTCATTTAAAACTGTGGGTGAATAGATGTAACTACAACTaaagtgaagtgtcttgctcaaggacacaagtgtctggTCATGACCCGGATTGGAACCCACATCCTGATGGCtcagccaccagaacttgaatttgatgcccTTATTACTACATATTCGCACACTCAAATAACAAACGGCCTTGGaataattgattttttaaaataaaataaaaagctgttgatttattttattttaaaaaaacagtttgtccAAATTATACAAACCTCATTGAATGGCATTGTATTTGATAATGAAATTATTCTGCCAAAGAACAGCTTCTTGACCCAGAGGTAAaactaaaattataaagaaaactTTTTTGTGTAGGAGTTTTGTTGtctctgttgttgtttttttgtaatgtcACAAGACCATAGAAGGTGAAAATGAAACCTGGGCtaacaaaaacgttttgtgACAATGCTAAGGTGAAGTTCATACAAGTGTGGAAGAACtggacaaaaatacaaaaactatcCAAAAAAGAAAGTGACAAAAGAGGCAAAACACATATAGGGAAAAGGTTCGTGGTACAATCACTCTATAGTACAATTACAGTGATAAAGCCTGACATAGTTAGAGCAGAACTTTTTTATGTGGGGAGTGTAAAATGAgagactagtgaaatgacagaGTCTATAGTCAGACGGGAGAGTAAACAACAACAGAGTGTACACACTGGCACATATATAATGAGTTGGCAGACATTTACAATGACTGAGCAAGGAAGCAGAGCTtgcaacttaaaggcactgtacaccatTGATGATTTAGTACTCAAAATTTAAATAGCGTACAAACTTACTAGATACTTGgtaagagcaatggagagctttcaATGAGAAGCAGTTCCTTGCTCTTAAAGAACAtttctttgagaaagaagtagtttttacTCGTAAATATTTGAACCtaagaaagacttcaggcctgacacacatgcctgaagcctttttcaagcatctgaaagcacaaacaagggtgttttttctttcattattctcttgcaactttgatgaccaaaatTGAGCcaaacttttgttattttatacatgttgggaacttgggatacgccaagtaaaattactggtctttgatagttACAAAATGTTTCAAGTGTCTAACATATGGAACACCGAAGCATTCTGTCGAGTAAGGAATTAGGCCTGCAATTACACAGGAAGCCATGCCCCTCGTTGCGCTGGTCTtaaccttggtgccccttgggAATTGTAAGGTTCTTGGCACTAATTTCATTTCACTGCATGCTTACCTGCACTTACTGCACCCTATAAATCATATGTTGTAAGCAGTTAAGTAAAAACATCTTTGAACCATTCTAGGCACTGCTGGACATTGAATTCTGTGCAGAGTTTGATAGTCTTTAGTCCATGCAATTATTACATTGTACCACTTAAGGTTCTGAGCCAGAAGCAGACATGCTTAAAACAGTTTTTCTCAATCTGCCTCGCAAAATACACAGGAAACCAGTTGCAAATGGTTAATATGACCATGATATGACATGGTTATTTTTTTGACTGGTACAATTTTTCTGGTCAACAcacttgtttaaaggaacacatagccttggatcggtcgagttggtctttgaaaagcgttagtaaccgtttgttataaaatgcatggttagaaagatgttgtagaagtagaaaacaatgatccacacaaacatgcctcgataactgcacgattttccttttaccttgcgaACTAACAAGGTCAGCCATTTACtagagtcaaattgttgacaaatggttacaaacgctttttacagaccaactcgtccaatccaaggcaacgtgttcctttatgtataatgcacatttttgtgctttaaaagcaactctatctttttattcattattgatttatttatttatgtcatCTTAAATGATGGTAAACACTGATCAGCGGCCAGCACTGCTTTCATATGCCCTCagtacaatttttttgtttgtagtaaaaaaaacaccataataTTACACCATCAACATtattaaaaaggaaaaacactgTGGTCTCCCTTTAATATATCAAATCTTTACACAGAATTGTACATTTTGGTTGTGGTGACAACTTTATGTAGTATACACTGCATTTAATTTGCTCTTCGATTTGATTAAGAGATGAGTTGATTGATTTGGTTTGCGGTGGTGATTTGTTACTAGTTAGCTGCAAAACTCTTGTATTTAAGCAATGAAGGTTCAAAATTGTGTAGTATATTCAAAATAGCGGAACGCTCACACGCCTCTCTGGAGATTCCATTGTGTAGCGAGCATGGTGCATGCGttcatcatgcaatgcctcataATCATTTCCTCATTCATACAAAGAGGGACAGATGGTAGTGGAATTCACACTAAAcgattcataataataataaaaagcatTAATAGCGCCTTACTAATGCAAGGCCTCAAAACTAACAATGTAAAGCAGATATAAAGCAATACAGTAAACCAATGAATTAGGGTATTTTTGGAGTACATAATTATTACCAGTTTTCAGCTTATTCAATTCTCTATTTCAAATTAAACATGATACTCTCCAAGACTgaagctttttttttaaggagtacCCCATGAAAAACAAGCTAATATCCCATAGGGATAACTAAGTGCTTATTTCAACAGACCTTcccatgattaaaaaaaaacaagaagaaaagaaaggaaatcatatacatgtatgcacccATAACCCTGGGTAGGGGCCCTGATCGGGTACTAACAGGTGGGCAAGCTGCACCTGAGGCTGCAAAAGGGGCAGGGTCGACCACGCCCTGAGGGTGCAATGCTACACACCGACACCCCAGCTACCCCAGtcagcggaccactgttaagggagagCGCTGACCAATCTATGACTctacctttaaaggatttgggtactttttcaaaatgtccatagatttacattaaacttacagggtttgaagataatgatagtggaaagcttcccttcaaatcttacttactgaggtgccatagttttggggaaatgagtaaaacaatgtcatgaaaatccgttggtaaatgattaaaataattttcgtctcatgagacgaaaattattttcatgacattgttttactcatttcccaaaaactacagcacctcagcacgtagtattttcagggaagctttctactatcattattttcaaactgtgtaagtttagtgtaaatctgtggacattgtgtattttgtcctacaaaagttacatagaccctttaaaatggGAAGGCTTCAAGCCAAGAGGATAACAATCTAATCAGTTTTCAAGTGGGTTAAATACTTCTCATcgttaaaaacacacaaattataAAGTTAAGTCGCAACGTGGGGAATATTAGAATCTTATTTTTCCTTACCACTTTGGTTTACTGTAGAAGTATACACCCCCTTGAGAAGTATCTGCACGTTAGTAGTGTGGTCAGCTCTGAGAGACTAAATAGCAAAGTGGCCAGAAGCACAAAGATGCCATCTGGCAGTGCTATGTTACATAAATGTATAAAAAGAAAGGTCTTCTCTAGTGCGCTATGTCTGTCAAACCTTTTTTGACATTCTCGTTACATCATGGGAACAAGATGAAAATGTCAGTTCCTCATCTTGTCGTCTGTCTGTGGAATAAACCTTTTTGGCGTTGTCAATGCATCATGGGAAATAATGGAAATGTCAGTGCCTTGTGCCGTCACTTGTCTATGGAATAAACCTTTTTAGCGTTGTCAATGCAACATGGGATATAATGGAATTGGACGGTAAGGTTGGCGACTTGGCGTAGTGGTTTCTTTCCTCGAATTCAGCCGCAGGCACTACCACCATGGGTTTGGTTTTtggtccctacctgactgcgtgggttttcccctggAATAAATCTCTGGGTTTTTcgtcccacatctaaaactgaaaattccatccttgtcttctctccattgggttcttggctacatgtagttcgcttttctgagagttcttgtaagcttcacaaccagaataaatgaaattaaatgaaatgtcAATTGTCAATTCCTCGTGCTGTCTTCTGCAAACTGAACCTTTTGACATTCTCAATGCTTCATGGGAAATGATGTAAATGTCAATTGTGAGTGATAAACACTGTGCTTTCGTGTCCAAAGTGTTTGGCgcaatttgttgttatttcttGGAAAAATTAAGTAATGATTTACTTTAGATTCAAAAAGAACAATGAGAGGTTGATTTGTTGAAGAGAAATGATTGTGGATCGCCTCATTATTTATGTCATTATGCCTCAATGACAttgccatagaccttatcgcaaacaCCAATGTGCAAgtgcagactgttgaatgaggtgcattgtgggatagatatggatcaaatttggataccagctagaccacaatgcacctaattccaagctttacgcgcgcgccccagtatttgcaaaaaggtctatggCTAACAGCAATatatgcaaaatgaaaacttgTATACGTTTTCCTCAGTTTTTAACCAAATCAACCACTCTTCACTCTATCTTCTTCCTGCACTAGGCaaaaaatctgtggacaaaCCTGACTTCAACATTGCTTGAAAGCCTTTTTAACACAGAACTCGTTCGGTTTGTCATCTATCTGGAAAATTTCCATCATTTTCCATGATGcattgacaacaacaaaaaggggTTAATTGGTATTCTCCCCAGTCCAACTGGCTCTTGCTGCTAAATTCCACAGTAGGCTGCGGAGACTAAGTCCACAGTACACAAGCCATGGGGTTTCCGCAAAATGCAAGCTGTACAAACAGAAAAAATCATGCACAGTGCACACATGCACCCAAGGCTAGCAAGCCTAGAGGGTTTGGTACATTATGGAAGTCGTTGGTTCCAACATGAACGAGGGTTATTAGATTAAAAcacttaacattttttttaatgaaaataaaatcccccacccctaaaaaaaaaaagaagtgagATTGCTCTTCAAAGGGACTGTGTCATCACAATCTTATAATCTTCCATTGTTTTGTAAAGACATCACAGCCTATaagctttgctttaatgggccatgcctccatacagtttcAGTCTTGTAAAATTATATTCgcttgtatttgtatattgtttttgtatggaaataaatgttgattgatttgatttgatttgaatcgaAGCTGGGCTGTAGCTGTGAAATATGAATTCTCACTTTAGCGCACAGTAACTGGGTGACACTTCACAGCCACagatctgggcccaacttcatagagctgcttttcaGTAAGCACATTCTGTGCTAAGCACATTCTGTGCTAAGCacattctgtgcttactgtagaAGAAAAATTACTAAGGTGGAAACAAATATTAGCAAGAAGATAAGGTGACTAGCTTGCTGCgcattcaccatggatttgcattgtgtcAATGTCATTTTGAGCAGTGAGCACCAGGAAGTTAGCACGCCTTTACATGTGCTTAcactaagcagcgctatgaaatggacattgcacagtaagcacaaagcagctttatgagattgggccctgCATTTATCAGGATGGCACATCCCCCtttaaaacctaaaaaaaaaaactgtttcgtgtaacctttaaaaaaaaatggtattaTTACATCTGCAGTTAACCTGCGAGAACTATGTTCTTGGAAATGATAATATCATTTTCTCTGCACAGTTCAAGCCTTGTAGCATTAGCTGCTGCCTACTTGGGTATCACATTGTATTCTTCGTAATTaattctcaatctttttttttttttccctccgCTTTCTGCCTACAGCGTTTCCATCATTTTGCGAACGAGTACTGATTGATACAGATAGTGGAGCGGCATAAGTTTGTTTTCACACAGAAATTTGCTGAGTGTGAATGCTGACAACCAGGCAGGGATCGACACTGTCTATTTCT comes from Asterias amurensis chromosome 3, ASM3211899v1 and encodes:
- the LOC139935009 gene encoding 26S proteasome non-ATPase regulatory subunit 7-like, translated to MALPQLEINKVVVHPLVLLSVVDHFNRIRNQKRVVGVLLGAWRKGILDVSNSFAVPFDEDDKDNTVWYLDHDYLENMYGMFKKVNAREKIVGWYHTGPKLGQNDIAVNEIIRQYCPSSVLVIIDAKPKDLGLPTEAYFAVEEVHDDGTPTSRTFEHIPSEMGAEEAEEVGVEHLLRDIKDTSVGSLSQRITSQLLGLKGFFSQMQHIQSYLEQIAMEKLPINHTIIYQLQDIFNLLPDVNLTEFVRAFVVTTNDQMLVIYLASLIRSVIALHNLISNKVQNRDLEKQEGKSDKDKKEKGQGDKEKSEKDKGDKKDAKDASAEDKKSAKTTKKK